GGCCGTCAAGCCCGCAGGGGCCATGCAAAAAAAGCAAAGGTTTCTACGCCCGGTTACTGACTGCTCTGAACTGTCAGAAACCTTCTATTTTTGCGAATGGCGGAGCAGAACAAAGCGTGAAACTGTTGACTGATCCGGCCTTTGACTGAGCGCTTGCTTGTCATTTATGGCAAACACATACAGTTCAAATGCTTAACGGCTGTCAAACAAAATTCTTTAGGCTTAGATGTTCATGGATCATAATTTGATCATCTGAAAATAATGTACGGACTGTATTGCGTGGCGTACGTGCTCGCTCCGGGGTGGGGGCGGCTCAGGGCTCGCTTATAATCGGCCACACGCTCATGGGCGAGATTCAGAAGGAGAATATGTGATCGATACGCAGGAACCTGTAGTCAGCGCTGAGCTGGTCGCTGTGTTAGTCGCTGTCAGCGACGGCGAGCCCCGTGTCTTGACCACGGATGGCGGGCAGGCCTTGCCCGCCGGGCCGTTTCAGCATACGCATCGCTCTTTGCAAACGGGGCTGCGCGATTGGGTGGAAACGCAAACCCATCACCCGGTAGGGTATGTGGAGCAGCTTTATACCTTTGCAGATCGCGATCGTTTTGACGCTCAGGGAACGCGTATCGTGTCAGTCAGCTATGTGGGGCTGACGCGGGAAGTGGGTCAGCCGGATGTGGCTCAGGTGATCTGGCAGGATTGTTATCGTTACTTTCCGTGGGAGGACTGGCGTGAGGGTACTCCTTCGATCATTCAGCAGACCATCGTGCCGGCCTTGTTGACGTGGTGCGAGCAGGACGAGTCCTTGCGTGCATTACGACGTCAGCGCGTCAATTACAGCTTTGGGCTGGAGGGCGCCATCTGGAACGAAGATTTTGTCTTGCAGCGCTACGAGCTGCTGTACGAAGCGGGCCTGTTACCCGAATCCTGTCGCCGTCGCCAGCAGGAGCAGCAAGCGCAGGGCAAGCAGGATGCCTTGGGACTGGGCATGCGCCACGACCATCGCCGGATTCTGGCTACGGGTCTGGCGCGCCTACGCGCCAAAATCAAATATCGCCCCGTGGTGTTTGAGCTGATGCCCCCGGAGTTCACCTTGCTGCAATTGCAGCAGGCGGTCGAAGCGCTGGCTGGCCGTGGCCTGCACAAGCAGAATTTCCGCCGCTTGATTGAGCAGCAGGCATTGGTCGAGGAAACCGGCGCGATGAGCATGGGCGGCTCGGGGCGGCCTGCCAAGCTGTTCCGCTTTCGGGGTGACGTGTTGTTTGAGCGGGCTATCTCGGGTAGCAAGTTGCCCTTGGCGAAACAGGCGCGTTAAAAACTGGGCCTATGGCTTGACAGTGCTTATGCTCAGGAATAGCATAAATGCACCGTGCCATTAGGCCTTATTTTTTAGCGATTTAAATACTCATAATGAGCATAATTAATGCCCCTGCGCCGGCAGCGCAAGCTGCGCAGACACGCGCGCACCGTATTCCTTCCCTGCCCGACGTGATGCTTGAGCCTCTGGTGCGCGCCACCTTGCAGGAAGATCTGGGTCGTGCGGGTGATCTGACAACGGACGCCATTGTGCCTGCCGACTCTCGTACGCAAATGCGCCTGGTAGCCCGCGAACAAGGCGTGTTGACTGGTCTGGACCTGGCTCGTCTGGCGTTTACCTTGCTGGACCCTACGCTGCGCTTTGAGGCCCAGCTTCAAGATGGGGATGACCTGATGCCGGGTGCCC
This genomic interval from Alcaligenes ammonioxydans contains the following:
- a CDS encoding NUDIX hydrolase, producing MIDTQEPVVSAELVAVLVAVSDGEPRVLTTDGGQALPAGPFQHTHRSLQTGLRDWVETQTHHPVGYVEQLYTFADRDRFDAQGTRIVSVSYVGLTREVGQPDVAQVIWQDCYRYFPWEDWREGTPSIIQQTIVPALLTWCEQDESLRALRRQRVNYSFGLEGAIWNEDFVLQRYELLYEAGLLPESCRRRQQEQQAQGKQDALGLGMRHDHRRILATGLARLRAKIKYRPVVFELMPPEFTLLQLQQAVEALAGRGLHKQNFRRLIEQQALVEETGAMSMGGSGRPAKLFRFRGDVLFERAISGSKLPLAKQAR